A genomic segment from Glycine max cultivar Williams 82 chromosome 1, Glycine_max_v4.0, whole genome shotgun sequence encodes:
- the LOC100305390 gene encoding NAK-type protein kinase → MIIKMNCFFFKNKSKSDPELPKRRKKRNQVGNNGASKSSPSSLPSPRSIKELYKEKEHNFRIFTLQEMVNATHGFNRMLKIGEGGFGKVYRGTIKPDPEDGADPILVAIKKLNTRGLQGHKEWLAEVQFLSVVNHPNLVKLLGYCSVDGEKGIQRLLVYEFMSNRSLEDHLFSLSLPHLTWKTRLQIMLGAAQGLHYLHNGLEVKVIYRDFKSSNVLLDKKFHPKLSDFGLAREGPTGDQTHVSTAVVGTQGYAAPEYVETGHLKIQSDIWSFGVVLYEILTGRRVLNRNRPIGEQKLIEWVKNYPANSSRFSKIIDPRLKNQYSLGAARKVAKLADNCLKKNPEDRPSMSQIVESLKQALQDSETNTLSSI, encoded by the exons ATGATTATAAAGATGAACTGTTTCTTCTTCAAAAACAAGTCAAAATCCGACCCAGAATTACCAAAgcgaaggaagaagagaaatcAGGTGGGCAATAATGGAGCAAGCAAGTCCTCCCCCAGCTCGCTACCATCGCCGAGAAGCATAAAAGAAttgtacaaagaaaaagagCACAATTTCAGAATCTTCACTTTGCAAGAGATGGTAAATGCAACACATGGTTTCAATAGGATGCTCAAGATTGGAGAAGGGGGTTTCGGGAAGGTATATAGAGGAACAATTAAACCTGACCCTGAAGATGGAGCTGATCCTATTCTGGTCGCAATAAAAAAGCTTAACACGCGTGGCTTACag GGACATAAAGAATGGCTTGCAGAAGTTCAATTTCTCAGCGTCGTTAACCACCCGAATTTGGTTAAGCTTCTGGGATACTGCTCCGTAGATGGTGAAAAAGGAATCCAACGGTTGTTGGTGTATGAGTTCATGTCTAACAGGAGTCTGGAAGATCACCTTTTCAGTCTTTCTTTACCTCATTTGACTTGGAAAACAAGATTGCAAATCATGCTCGGTGCTGCTCAAGGATTACATTATCTACATAATGGACTGGAGGTTAAG gtGATCTACCGAGATTTCAAATCTTCAAATGTGTTACTGGACAAGAAATTCCATCCCAAGCTTTCAGATTTCGGTCTTGCTAGGGAGGGCCCAACGGGTGATCAGACTCATGTATCTACTGCT GTAGTGGGGACACAGGGATATGCTGCTCCAGAGTATGTTGAAACAGGTCATCTCAAAATTCAGAGTGACATATGGAGTTTTGGTGTGGTACTTTATGAGATCCTCACGGGAAGGCGTGTATTGAATAGAAACAGACCAATAGGGGAACAAAAGCTTATAGAGTGGGTTAAAAATTACCCTGCTAACAGTAGCAGATTCAGCAAGATCATTGATCCTCGTCTCAAGAACCAATATTCACTTGGTGCTGCTCGAAAAGTAGCCAAATTGGCAGATAACTGCTTGAAGAAGAATCCTGAAGATAGACCATCCATGAGTCAGATAGTGGAAAGCTTGAAGCAAGCATTGCAGGATTCAGAAACCAATACACTTAGCTCAATATGA